Proteins co-encoded in one Arachis hypogaea cultivar Tifrunner chromosome 11, arahy.Tifrunner.gnm2.J5K5, whole genome shotgun sequence genomic window:
- the LOC112721138 gene encoding UDP-glycosyltransferase 84B2-like, producing the protein MVSPTLQGHLNPTLNFAKRLASKGVHVTLAIPEETPHRFQNLNTQETNSHHNNNPSKIQLEYFSDGLSIDHDRSKYPATFIASLETKGAENLSNLMTHLKKNDRSFSCLITSLFMPWSVDVAVSHGIPCAVLWPQASALFSIYYRYVCNANHFPDMENPNETLQLPSLPMLRVRELPSVLLPSCPPYLKKLLMDFKPILDKVKWILGSSVYEFEEEIVNSMASLSGILTIGPLVSPYLLGQKESEDSDDLSENFLRPEDSCLQWLNEKATSSVIYVAFGSLMEFSQKQMDNIATALKNTKKPFLWVITPQKGGAELPQGFLEEIKEMGLVVTWCPQAKVLMHPAVACFVSHCGWNSTLEAVTAGIPIVALPNWLDQPTNAKLVENVFKTGVRMRIGEEEDGVASAEEVERCITEVMEGPMAEEIKMRAVGLKEVARKAMVDGGSSDRNINRFVTEISGKST; encoded by the coding sequence ATGGTGTCACCAACTCTTCAAGGCCACCTGAATCCAACTCTCAATTTTGCAAAACGCCTTGCATCAAAGGGTGTCCACGTCACCTTAGCAATACCCGAAGAAACACCTCACCGTTTCCAAAACCTCAACACCCAAGAAACCAATTCCCACCACAACAACAACCCATCAAAGATCCAGCTAGAGTACTTCTCTGATGGCCTTAGCATCGACCATGATCGCAGCAAATACCCCGCGACCTTCATTGCTTCCTTGGAAACCAAAGGTGCGGAGAATCTTTCGAACCTCATGACCCACCTAAAGAAAAACGATCGAAGCTTCTCGTGCTTGATCACAAGTCTTTTTATGCCGTGGTCAGTGGATGTTGCCGTTTCTCATGGAATTCCTTGCGCTGTGCTTTGGCCCCAAGCTTCTGCTCTTTTTTCCATTTACTATCGCTATGTATGCAACGCGAACCATTTTCCCGACATGGAGAATCCAAATGAGACCCTTCAGTTACCCTCACTGCCGATGCTAAGGGTCCGAGAACTTCCTAGTGTTTTACTTCCTTCTTGCCCTCCCTACCTCAAGAAATTGCTGATGGATTTTAAACCAATCTTGGACAAAGTGAAATGGATTCTAGGATCTTCCGTTTACGAGTTTGAAGAGGAGATAGTGAACTCCATGGCTTCACTGAGCGGTATCCTTACCATTGGACCCCTTGTGTCACCTTATTTGTTAGGACAAAAAGAAAGTGAAGATTCTGATGATCTTAGTGAAAATTTTTTGAGACCAGAAGATTCTTGTCTACAATGGCTTAATGAAAAGGCAACTAGTTCGGTTATCTACGTGGCATTTGGTAGTTTAATGGAGTTTTCACAGAAGCAAATGGATAACATCGCAACTGCTTTGAAGAACACAAAGAAACCATTTCTCTGGGTGATTACGCCACAGAAGGGTGGTGCTGAATTGCCGCAAGGGTTCTTGGAAGAAATCAAAGAAATGGGGTTAGTGGTGACATGGTGCCCTCAGGCGAAGGTGCTAATGCACCCTGCGGTGGCTTGCTTTGTAAGCCACTGCGGGTGGAACTCAACCCTGGAAGCGGTAACGGCCGGCATACCGATCGTTGCCCTTCCAAACTGGTTGGATCAACCGACGAATGCTAAGCTTGTAGAAAATGTGTTTAAGACTGGGGTGAGGATGAGGATTGGGGAAGAAGAAGATGGGGTTGCGAGCGCTGAAGAGGTTGAGAGGTGCATTACGGAAGTCATGGAGGGTCCCATGGCTGAAGAGATTAAGATGAGAGCAGTGGGGCTAAAAGAGGTTGCACGGAAAGCGATGGTGGATGGTGGTTCGTCAGATAGAAATATCAATCGGTTTGTCACCGAAATTTCTGGAAAATCCACTTAG